The following is a genomic window from Phaseolus vulgaris cultivar G19833 chromosome 6, P. vulgaris v2.0, whole genome shotgun sequence.
AAAAACAACAATTTAAGTCAAGAAGTGACACTAATTAAAGGCatattataaaactattttattagaAAACTAAACATACAAAACTACTTCATAACTCTAAAAGTGATTCTAGTTCTAGTGATCTTCAAGCTATAAATACAAGACAGAGAGTAGGTAGagtgtgacttagctttatgGATAAAATACTTTACAACAAAACCATGCTTTCAACATCTAAATGTCATTTAGAACTTTTGATGCAGTTCCCATATGAATAATCTAACCATAGCATCGGATTGGATCGTTGCATCCCTTAGAAGAAGATTGCTTGGAGCCAAATCTGCCCCCTTTCTCGAGGTACTGCTGATGGTATTCTTCTGCCCTGTAGAACTTCTTGGCAGGAAGGATCTCAGTAACAATCTTCCTGTTCAGCTTCTTCTGTTGCTGTTCCAGGGACTCTGTGGCTGCCTTCTCTTGTTCAGGTGTGTAATAGTATATTCCAGACCTGTATTGTGTTCCCACATCATTACCCTGTCACATAGGAAGAACAAACAATTACTTAGCACTTAAGCCACATGATGCAACAGGAATGTGCAGCTACATCAGCAGCACTACAGATCAGAGATTGTCAACATATATTCGAAGTTCATAGGTGCATGAATTAGAGTGGTGAGGAGAGTGAGAAAAATTGGAGTGCTGAAAAGACAGAATTTAAGAAAACAATGGTTTGAtcagagaaaaggaaaagaaaagacaaaatgCAATATATGAGAGGACAAAACTTCTATGCagtttctttgatttttttttttttttgtattattcttCAATCAGAACTAAAGTTTCATCTCCATAATTGGAGTAATAAAACTTGAATCCAATTCTTTACATGATTTTGTTACTATTCTCCAATAAAATTAGTGTTATCTCAATAATTCGCAGTACAAAGGTTTGTGTTAAAAGTCAATATAAATTACTGAGGTGTAACTCTAATTCTAACTGAAGAATGGCACTGAAAGCACCTAAGAAATTATGTCAAGGTTTGACTTGAAATAGATCATTCCATATCAAACTGGTTTTTCTACATATCATGTTCACACTAGGGGTCAACAACATATTCCAAGTTCAACATGAGGATAGTAAATTTCTCACAAAAAGTGTTAGGTTTTTTCTTTGGAAAACACCGGGGTAATTTGGCATCAATGAGTCATGAACATTTCATATAAGAAAGTCAAAAAATCACTTTCAACTCAAAACCTTAAGGCATTGGGTATGGGTTCTTCTTTCTTATATACTGTTGTTCAGACTCATTCCTACTcaatgtgggacacactcacaCTTGGAATCCTAACAAAAACAATGAAAGCTAGTGTTTcttttcaagaaaaaataacattggcctaaaaaatgaaaaaggcaGGCCATGACATACTTGTTTGTGTAGTATATCTAAACTGAGTAGGATCTACTTTAGCAACTGGTTCTTTAACACAATCTAGAAACATGTGCAAAATACTATTTGCAATGAACTCTAAAAACGTAACTGAGTGAGTTGTGAAGGAAACAAACTTCAGGGTAAAAAATCCCACAGTTGGCATGGCAAACAGCTTAAAAATTAGTAATGAAAGAAACAAACATCAAGAGATTCCCCCATCAGTTTCATATAACCCAATACATCAGAGAACACATAGGAAACAGAAATCACAAAACAAGACGACACAGGATGTTCAAACATAAGTGCATCAATTAGGCAACAGAAATTATTAGCATCACCTCACCCTAGACAAATTATCAAGATGTAAAAAGAAAGTATAGCAAAACGATGAACTATTAAGTAAAGAGTTGGTGAATAATTCTAAAGAAACTTTACATAAATAATCCACAAGCCCAAACTTGTAATTCAGATCAGGAAAGTCTAGACATCACACCAGAAACAGTAAGAACATGGTACTAATAACAAACCAGACCAATTTAATCAATCCAGCATGACTAGGTTTATAACACAACTaaaaaacattcaaaatttaCCTGCCGATTCAGTGCGGTAGGATCATGTCTAGCCCAGAACAAATTAAGCAAATTCTCATAGCTACATTCATTGGGATCATATTGGACCCTGACAACCTCCGAGTGCTGTGTGGTCCCTGCACACACATCCTCATAGCTTGGATTATGCAACATCCCCTGGCTATAACCAACTTCTGTCTTTGTTACCCCCAATGCCCTCTGGAAGGCCAGTTCAACACCCCAAAAGCAGCCAGCACCAAACTGGGCAAACTGTTGACCTGGTTCTGGTATGTCATGATCTGGTCCTTGAGCAGCTGCTGAATTAATGTTATCTGCAGCCCTTGGGCTACCCAACCCAACGAGTCTGCTCAACAAGTTCATGGAGGAGGACTTGTTACCAGCAATATTTGGATGAGTTTTGCAGAAGCAGCAACAACGCTTGACAGAAGAACCTGAGAGTGGTGGAAAGAGCTTCGTTTTGAAAAGACTGGGGAGAGTAGAAGAAAGTAACACAGAAGGAAGCTGGATGTGCAAGTATGCTGCTTCTTATTGCTGCAAGGAGTTTGAATAGAATAAGCACACTTCTCTAcaagaaataaattaattaaaagtaccCTTTCTAAAAGGGGAGGGGGGGTTCCAGATGTACCAACTTAAGACGCCAGGAAAACAGTTTGACAAACTTGAACAAATAACCAAAAGCCTAAAAATAAGAACTTAATTTGAACTCAGCGTACCCGTCATCCATATGATTTGATAAGTTCACAATATATGATTATACAAGACAGCGATGCCAAGCTCCTTTTAATATAAGAAATTTCTAACATAGAAGAATACATAAGAAGCAAACAACTATTGAAAGAGAGAAACAAAGGCATTCATGCATCTAACTACACAACACAGGATTTATACAGGCTGaataattacaattaaataTAGGAGATTGtgttcatataaaaaaaatatgatatgcCTATATAATAAATCTTTACATTAATTACTAAAAGCAGATTTTGTTCATATTTCCAACAATAACAATGGATATTCAGCAGAGAACAGAACACCAATCCCTTTCCTTGCTCAATCATTTCCTCTCCCCTCCCCCCATTTCCCTTTTTCCCTAAATTCCCTTCCCCACCGAGCATGTGACAGCTACCCTTGTTGCTATCATTTCCCTTCCCCCCTCTTTTTTCCATCTAACTCCTCCCTTGGCAAGTTCTCTGTGTGAGTGATTTACCTATTTTCTCCTCTTTTGATTCCCACTTCACACGTGCTGTCCATCATCACCTTTTTATCCCACTCTAGTATACACATTATTACGAATCTATCAGAAATATATTAAAAGTCTTTTACtgcaagtgaaaaaaaaaaaaaaaactaaatcacTGCAATGTTGGTAAAGAAAAGTTTTTGCATTGCAGtgaaccaaatttaaaatctaaaaacaCTCAATTATCTGACAAAAGAAAGTAGACCATGTGTCCAGACTAAAATGGTTAATCACTTGTCCACTAATAATTGCAGAATACGATAAAGCCATAAACTATTCTTCTACCAACCATTTAAATTCATAATCCAGTCAAACAAACATGGAGACTCTAAGCTGCAAAATTACATATAGCAATTACTATTTGTTGCAAAATCAATCTCAATTTTGAGTCCAgtagaaaattttaaataaataaattatgctTTCATATACATACAAGTGTGAATTAGTAAATAAATGCATATATATGCTCCACAGTACAAATACAAGTTCATATACTACCCATGAAATGAAGTGCAATTGGTACTTTTTTTGTGTTGCCGTGTTTCGTCTCTCCAAATGTTAAGTAAAAGGTATGATCCTGAATTCTGATTAGTTAGCTTCATTTTCATTGAAATTCATATGCAAAAAGTTTGTACTGTATAGCATTTCTCATATATGCATGCATTAGTGGTCACAGAATGTGCTCAGACAGATAAGAAGACAAATCTTTCAAATATGAACACAAAGTCGTCTACAATCTATTCTTAGTTTAATTATAAGGACTCAATAGGTTAACAAAAAGAATTCATGTCATAAATACATTATAAACTGAATAAAGACTAAGCCTCAAAATTACATATAGCTATTACTAATTGTTGTAAAATCAACCTAAACCTTGAGAacactaaatttttttaaacaaatgaaTGAATTATACTGTTCTACATGCAAGCAAGAGTAAATTAGTGTAAACATGCATATGTATTAGTAGTCACGCGACATAATCAAACAGACACCAAGAGGACCCTTTTGTATATGACTATTCATGGTTTAATTACAAGCACTCAGTGGGTTTATCACAAaggatttatttatattattaaattattattttgtttgtctttcattcaGAGGCATCAGCAACCGAATTGGTTTATACTtaccaaatatttttattaatctcAAGAGTAACTAACTGAATAGTTAATTTCAAGGACTAAATTAGCCTTTTTCCTGATTCCAATGACCAAATTGACCAGTTATGCCAATTTTGTGGACTAAAAATATGACAATTTACTCAAACTTTTAGCATACCATATGGATAGTTTTCAGTTTTCTAACTTATACTATACCCAGAAGCTGATAAAACCTGAAATGAAATTGCAACAGAAACgctaaataaaaattttaaaaaaattcagaacTAGGAACGTTAACAGATGCGATTGGTGGAAAATTCTAGAGGGAAAAATATTTGAGCCAAGCAAAAATAAAAGCCCAATCCAACATCAACCCTTCACAAATTATTCCAATCAATCGCCACGAAAACACAGACAAGAAATCAATTACAAAAACCAGAATCTCTTTTCATTCTATTTTGCTTAGATGAATGCAAAAGGGAAAGAAGggaaaatgaaatggaaaaagGAAAAGGGTAATTGCAAAATAGAGAAAAGAAGAGGAATCACATATACCCAGTGAAAGAGAGAGATTGAACTGCGTTGAGGAGGGAGAAAAGATGagaagtagaagaagaagaagaagaagaagaagaaagttggGAATTGGGTAAGAGTGACAGCAAAACCAAAGCAGAATTCCACGCAGTGTTTGGTAAAAAGGGACCAACGAGGTTGTTTCGTTAATATTCCCAACTCAAAATCTACATTCTCTGGTGCGATTTTTTCTCTTGGAAAATCATAAAAATGTTTTGGATTTGACTATATTCAAGATTCTAGAATACTCTTTTGAATTCTAATAAAAATTCTCAAATATGTTCTGAACCCTCttacaatatatattttcagattttattttttgaaatacatttttttaattttgaaattgcaTGAAACACTAAAATCTAATTCAGATttcttttttcagaatatatttttcaatttcaaatttttaattctgaaataaaagacaattttaaaaatttgaaagttGATTGGGTGTAGGTAAAAAATCATGCAAAATTAAGTAATTGCCAAAGATTTTTACTGTTCATACCCACAAATCGTTCCCAGCTCTCAGAATTTAGTGAGAATAGTAGCATTTAAGAGCTAATAATTAGCATTATGAAGGTTAACAATATAACATAAAAATggaaaaagtataatttttatgGATCAACTAATTAAAACGACAATATAGAAACACTGAATTTAGTTTCTAACTCTTTTAATGGAAAGTTATTTGtggatattaattttttattattatatagtgTCCATTAGTTTTAATATGATAGTTAAATTGATTACGAAACTTTGAAAACAAATAAACCTTGAACCCTAAAATAAAACGTAGTTAACGTATTTAATCAAACAAACTTACTATATATaagtaaaatgaaaaattatatataatacaaataagcaatctaattaaaatttcatcttAGTTATGAATCCAACCTAAGCTATGAAGTTAATTTTGACAattgttaatttaaaaatatatttgatttttttagaattgagattgtgtttagatcatctTAACCTAGTTTGGTCTTaacattttcttaaaatatgttttttaattattttgtatcaataataaaaaaaaaattaataaataacattttgtACAACATAATATGTAACATCCCTAATTCTTACTcatataaaagtaaaacaaacactatttacttaacatatgaatatatataactatctcatctcataattgtatctaaaaaaaaatatccctcttcataggatttcagataaagaaacaaacacaaacaaataacagggtaagctaactataataaaattttctatataatttaaatttcaaattgatacacaaaattcataaattctcatacaatttctcaaacatttcacataaccatcaagtgtctatcacgTTCGTCATCCACATTACTCCTGTCAGATTTCTACTGACTCACATActcagacacttgactctatttccagaagactcgtgtattgaaattagcatccagacctgcacctgtcatactactgctGTGAAACTCACACAGTCATGCgcataattatctcaatatctcatcatcttcatatgacagggtaaatccatttgatctgctctgatcagttctttcaaacctcagactcagccaaatgaacctccttcgactc
Proteins encoded in this region:
- the LOC137831222 gene encoding peptide methionine sulfoxide reductase-like — protein: MNLLSRLVGLGSPRAADNINSAAAQGPDHDIPEPGQQFAQFGAGCFWGVELAFQRALGVTKTEVGYSQGMLHNPSYEDVCAGTTQHSEVVRVQYDPNECSYENLLNLFWARHDPTALNRQGNDVGTQYRSGIYYYTPEQEKAATESLEQQQKKLNRKIVTEILPAKKFYRAEEYHQQYLEKGGRFGSKQSSSKGCNDPIRCYG